The following are encoded together in the Phragmites australis chromosome 19, lpPhrAust1.1, whole genome shotgun sequence genome:
- the LOC133900706 gene encoding phosphoserine phosphatase, chloroplastic-like: MNLWATANPLCKLGPQGLGAHLSLDSDSIKEVGKASAQPLLGFSRAGAPPTPTRSSPLGFSRAGAAPRLLPFESFGTGVYDTGMADLIHVRASPRHSLSVHRSSSVRPPPASQVTVRFTNPLFCSAKLHKARPLVAAALEVSKDSSSTGLANRQPSKGVIETWRNADAVCFDVDSTVCLDEGIDELADFCGAGQAVAEWTAKAMTGTVPFEEALAARLSLIKPSLSQVEECLEKRPPRISPGMADLIKKLKANNTDVFLVSGGFRQMIKPVAFELGIPPENIIANQLLFGTSGEYAGFDPTEPTSRSGGKARAVQQIRQDHGYKTIIMIGDGATDLEARQPGGADLFFCYAGVQMREAVAAKADWAVFNFQELIAELP; this comes from the exons ATGAATCTATGGGCCACTGCCAACCCACTCTGTAAGTTGGGCCCACAAGGGTTAGGGGCCCACCTGTCATTGGATAGTGACAGCATCAAGGAGGTAGGCAAGGCAAGTGCGCAACCACTGCTTGGATTCTCACGAGCCGGGGCACCACCAACACCCACCCGTTCGTCCCCTCTTGGATTCTCACGAGCCGGGGCGGCGCCGCGCCTTCTTCCCTTCGAATCTTTTGGCACAG GTGTATATGATACTGGTATGGCTGATCTGATCCACGTACGTGCCAGCCCGAGGCATTCGCTGTCTGTTCATCGTTCATCTTCAGTTCGACCACCACCGGCTTCACAAGTGACAGTTCGGTTTACCAACCCATTGTTTTGTTCTGCTAAACTTCACAAGGCTCGTCCTTTGGTGGCAGCAGCACTTGAGGTTTCCAAGGACTCCTCCTCAACGGGTCTGGCCAATCGCCAGCCTTCCAAAG GGGTTATTGAAACCTGGCGCAATGCCGATGCAGTATGTTTCGATGTTGATAGTACGGTCTGCCTGGACGAGGGTATTGATGAGCTCGCTGATTTCTGCGGTGCTGGGCAAGCCGTTGCCGAGTGGACAGCAAA GGCAATGACAGGAACTGTTCCGTTTGAGGAGGCATTGGCAGCCAGGCTGTCCTTGATCAAGCCATCTCTGTCCCAAGTTGAGGAGTGCTTAGAGAAGAGGCCGCCAAG GATTTCTCCTGGAATGGCTGATTTGATTAAGAAGCTAAAAGCTAATAATACtgatgtgttccttgtgtcagGAGGCTTCCGACAAATGATCAAG CCTGTGGCATTTGAGCTTGGCATTCCTCCTGAAAACATCATTGCAAACCAACTACTCTTTGGAACTTCTGGAGAATATGCTGGATTTGACCCCACAGAGCCCACTTCAAGGAGTGGGGGTAAAGCACGAGCAGTGCAACAAATAAGACAG GACCACGGTTATAAGACTATCATTATGATTGGAGATGGCGCAACTGATCTTGAG GCTCGGCAACCTGGCGGAGCAGACTTGTTCTTCTGTTATGCGGGTGTCCAGATGAGAGAGGCAGTCGCAGCAAAAGCCGACTGGGCCGTTTTCAACTTTCAAGAGCTGATTGCCGAGTTGCCATAA
- the LOC133900055 gene encoding vacuolar protein sorting-associated protein 26A-like, producing the protein MNYIIGAFKPPCDIFVTFSDERSRKQVLIKKDNGKTAMVPAFQSLETIAGEVSIAPVPGKRLEHTGVKIELLGQIELYFDRGNFYDFTSLVRELDVPGEIYERKTYPFEFSTVEMPYESYNGTNVRLRYILKVTIGRHYVGNIVESRDLCVRNYSPVPTINNSIKMEVGIEDCLHIEFEYSKCKYHLKDVIVGKIYFLLVRIKIKNMELEIRRRESTGSGPNTYVETETLAKFELMDGAPVRGESIPVRLFLTPYELTPTYRNINNKFSVKYYLNLVLVDEEDRRYFKQQEITMYRLLETP; encoded by the exons ATG AATTACATCATCGGCGCCTTCAAGCCGCCGTGCGACATCTTCGTCACCTTCTCCGATGAGAGGAGCCGGAAGCAG GTGCTGATAAAGAAGGACAACGGGAAGACGGCCATGGTGCCAGCCTTCCAGAGCCTGGAGACCATAGCCGGAGAG GTGTCCATCGCGCCGGTTCCTGGTAAAAGGCTCGAGCACACGGGTGTTAAGATCGAGCTGCTGGGTCAGATAG AGCTATATTTCGACAGAGGCAACTTCTACGACTTCACTTCATTAG TGCGTGAGTTAGATGTTCCTGGTGAAATCTATGAAAGAAAGACTTACCCATTTGAGTTTTCTACTGTTGAAATGCCGTATGAGTCATATAACGGGACAAATGTCAGATTGAG GTACATCCTGAAAGTGACAATTGGCAGACATTATGTTGGCAATATTGTGGAATCCCGGGATTTATGT GTAAGGAACTATTCTCCGGTTCCCACTATCAACAACAGCATCAAG ATGGAAGTTGGCATTGAAGATTGCTTGCATATTGAATTTGAGTACAGCAAATGCAA GTATCATCTCAAGGATGTCATCGTAGGGAAGATATATTTTCTTCTAGTCAGAATAAAGATAAAGAACATGGAGCTTGAGATTCGTCGCCGTGAATCTACAGGATCTGGTCCTAACACATATGTTGAGACTGAGACATTGGCGAAGTTTGAGCTGATGGATGGTGCCCCAGTTAGAG GAGAATCTATTCCAGTGAGACTATTCTTGACTCCATATGAGCTGACCCCGACTTACCGCAACATAAACAACAAGTTCAGCGTCAAGTACTACCTGAATCTGGTCCTTGTCGATGAGGAAGACCGGAGGTACTTCAAGCAGCAAGAGATCACGATGTACCGCCTTCTGGAGACTCCATAG
- the LOC133900054 gene encoding E3 ubiquitin-protein ligase At3g02290-like, whose translation MGALCSCLQVDYSDHHGNHTSSAFRNCMCLRCFTHQLINVYTVLFRVGVVHSVSQAIEATPVNSTESSFDTYRSPPRPLPYDDPRFSPPARDWFALRRETSSHSPEESEPLRANDDEEMETPSTVDKSSKTNYDTKMKRCSSAYGEKLAPKEPGNYLNYFSPSAEDEDVCPTCLEDYTSENPRIVMQCSHHFHLGCIYEWMERSEACPVCGKKMEFDETT comes from the exons ATGGGAGCTTTATGTTCATGTCTGCAAGTTGATTATTCTGATCACCATGGGAACCACACGTCTTCGGCGTTTAGAAACTGCATGTGCCTCAGATGTTTCACTCATCAGCTGATCAACGTG tacaCTGTTTTATTCCGAGTCGGAGTGGTGCATTCAGTTTCTCAGGCTATAGAAGCCACTCCTGTTAATTCAACTGAAAGTTCCTTTGATACCTATCGTTCGCCCCCGAGACCGCTGCCCTATGATGATCCACGATTTTCCCCTCCTGCTCGTGACTGGTTTGCGTTAAGGCGCGAGACCTCAAGCCATTCCCCAGAGGAATCAGAACCACTTAGAgcaaatgatgatgaggaaATGGAAACACCAAGTACAGTAGACAAGTCAAGTAAAACAAACTATGATACAAAAATGAAAAGATGCAGCTCTGCTTATGGAGAGAAACTGGCACCAAAAGAACCTGGAAATTACTTAAACTACTTTTCCCCATCTGCTGAAGATGAAGATGTATGCCCAACATGTCTTGAAG ATTATACTTCCGAGAATCCCAGGATAGTAATGCAGTGCTCACACCATTTCCACCTTGGCTGTATTTACGAGTGGATGGAACGAAGTGAGGCATGCCCTGTTTGTGGCAAG AAAATGGAGTTTGACGAGACAACTTAA
- the LOC133900056 gene encoding protein SPIRAL1-like 3, producing the protein MGRGRGVSYGGGQSSLDYLFGGGGGGGGGAGVPLKPTAEQRPQPAAAASADDRLKEVPAGVRGSQTNNYFRAQGQNCGNFLTDRPSTKVHAAPGGGSSLSYLFGGGAGGK; encoded by the exons ATGGGCCGTGGCCGCGGCGTGAGCTACGGTGGAGGGCAGAGCTCGCTGGACTACctcttcggcggcggcggcggcggcggcgggggagctgGGGTGCCGCTCAAGCCGACGGCGGAGCAGAGGCCACAGCCGGCTGCGGCGGCCTCCGCCGATGACAGGCTCAAGGAGGTCCCGGCCGGCGTCCGGGGCAGCCAGACCAACAACTACTTCCGGGCGCAGGGGCAGAACTGCGGCAACTTCCTCACG GATCGCCCGTCGACCAAGGTGCACGCGGCTCCGGGCGGTGGCTCGTCGCTCAGCTACctcttcggcggcggcgccggtggcAAGTGA